Part of the Marinobacter sp. MDS2 genome, CAACTGGCCCAACAACATGACCATCAGATGGAGCATCTGATCCGAAGGGTGGTGGTACCAGCGAACTGTTTGACATAAGGTGGCTCTCGAAGTGGACTCCTTCGCATATGCAATTAAAATTAGCACGAAGCCACCCTATCGCCAGCTATTAAGTGTTATCTTTTGTACAATTTCCGCACTATTAAAAGAAAATTAAGGGCAAATCGCCGGTGAACCGACCACTTCGACCACCCCGCTCACACCTTCCCAGGCACCACCCGGCTGTGCCACCCCCTTGGTTCTCAGACGATAAGTACCGGGCTCCAGATTACGTGGCAAGTGCCAGTTCACCGACGCTTCCGATGCGCCGGTATAAGGCAGCTCCATAGTGAACGCGGGCAAGAACCGCGGGTGCCAGGTATACAACAGGTTGGGCGAACGATCTGTCGCTACGACTTGCCAATTGCCATCCTCATTGAGTCGTTCCGCATAGGCATAACTGTCGTTCAGCATCAGATCGTTACGAGGGTGACTGGCCTGAAACCGAGCGGAGATCTCATCCCCCTGCACGGCTATCGCAGGCACATCCTCCAGCACCGTTCCGAACGCTTGTTCACCGGGGCTGTCGCTTGGAATATACGGCAGCCTGCGCAGCACAGGCTTCACCTTAGGCAGTTCTGGCCCAACGGGTAAAACCGTACCCTGCACCATCGAATCCGCTAACTTACGGAGCTCCTGGGTCACGGCGGCGAGGCTCCAGGGGCCAAACGCGTTTGAAGCGCCCTCATACTGCTGGCTGGCGTACTCCTCTCGAGTGGTCAGATAATGGATATACCCATTCACAAGCCCGGCAATGACCACTGTATCAACGCCCACCGGTGCCAGCTCTTCCTGAATCATGTCCCGTAAACGCCGGGCCGACATGGTTGTGACTTCCCATGGCAAACCTACCAAGGCCAGATTGCCAAGCTGGAAGATCTGCAACGGATGTATCGCCGGCTCAAAGTTTGACGTTAACCCGAGCAACCCCGTTACCTTATTCGGCAACCCACCGGCAATTTCCCCTAGATTGGTGGGGAGCAAGATAGGCTTTTCCGCATGGCATCCCAACCCTAACACCGTTAAATGCTGCACATTGCACAACAACAGGTCACTGACCAACTTCAGCGGCATAGCCATCTCGGTCAGCCCTGCGAAGTCCGCAGCGGCACTGCGCAGGAGATCGGGCGAGGCGCTACAGGTCAGACCTTCCTGACTGATGGGCCCCGGGCCATCTTCTGCACCCGCCGGGAACGACACGCCAAGGGCTGCATTACAGGTTTGCTTTTCAGGTGTATCCAGCTCTGGCGGATGCTCAAGCCGAGAAAGAACGTTCGGGTCTGTAACGGTGACCTTGTTCATCTGCACGTGCATCAACCGATAATCCACCCCACCCGATAACGGCTGGCCGTCCTGCCAAAGTTCAAGCGCACGAGCCAGTTGTTTGGTGCCGGAAATGGCATTCGAATCCATCGGGGCTTCCCCGCCTCCGCGGCGAGGGTCCGGATGCGGAAATTTGTTAATAAAGATATTCGGGGAAGCATCGCCCTCATCCGCTTGAGCAAACGCCGCCACGAAGCTGTCTTTGCCCGGTTCAGCCCGATACTCCGTGGCCATGATCTGCTCGAAGCCAAGCG contains:
- a CDS encoding neutral/alkaline non-lysosomal ceramidase N-terminal domain-containing protein encodes the protein MKNNKVGLVSRHFGLAFASALLLACGGDQGSSDVVSQSPAPNEPGPSVDVEPNVAAFANPELAQCVMESPLREVGKGMDAPSMAKPAAKRVQAVAQEGVGSCAANREFRFGSGLSDITGPVALKSGAGWEDSGQVMHGLHQRQYARAFAIESPCNDKRVMFVSADIGLMWGSVRNGVLAALAKDPELAAEYTADNLMLSATHTHNGPAGYAHHEAGNALHLGFDSLVYKTNVNGIVDAIARAHRNIEANEHTAPIEMAVGELLNTNINRSRPAYAMNPEQERRQYLNIRGEEVDVAKTMVQLNLRRKSGSPVGVINWFGVHPTVMGPEVPYVSSDVKGFASLGFEQIMATEYRAEPGKDSFVAAFAQADEGDASPNIFINKFPHPDPRRGGGEAPMDSNAISGTKQLARALELWQDGQPLSGGVDYRLMHVQMNKVTVTDPNVLSRLEHPPELDTPEKQTCNAALGVSFPAGAEDGPGPISQEGLTCSASPDLLRSAAADFAGLTEMAMPLKLVSDLLLCNVQHLTVLGLGCHAEKPILLPTNLGEIAGGLPNKVTGLLGLTSNFEPAIHPLQIFQLGNLALVGLPWEVTTMSARRLRDMIQEELAPVGVDTVVIAGLVNGYIHYLTTREEYASQQYEGASNAFGPWSLAAVTQELRKLADSMVQGTVLPVGPELPKVKPVLRRLPYIPSDSPGEQAFGTVLEDVPAIAVQGDEISARFQASHPRNDLMLNDSYAYAERLNEDGNWQVVATDRSPNLLYTWHPRFLPAFTMELPYTGASEASVNWHLPRNLEPGTYRLRTKGVAQPGGAWEGVSGVVEVVGSPAICP